One window of Jannaschia sp. CCS1 genomic DNA carries:
- a CDS encoding pseudouridine-5'-phosphate glycosidase has protein sequence MTLPLTFSPEVAEARAAGAPLVALESTIITHGMPYPQNLDTARAVEAEVRAAGAVPATIAIMDGRMHIGLTGTELEVLAQADGVAKLSRADLAACLARGGVGATTVAATMICAALAGIHVFATGGIGGVHKGAEDTFDISADLRELAHTPVTVIAAGAKAILDLPKTLEVLETLGVPVIAHGQDAFPAFWSRDSGLPAPLRADSATEIARAHLMRSKLGLPGGQLVANPIPEDAEIPASTLAPLIVQAQSEADAKGVARKAVTPFLLNRLFELTDGATLASNIALVLNNARLGAAVARALTT, from the coding sequence ATGACCCTGCCGCTGACCTTTTCGCCCGAGGTGGCGGAGGCCCGCGCGGCCGGCGCGCCTCTTGTCGCGCTGGAATCGACGATCATCACCCATGGCATGCCCTACCCCCAAAACCTCGATACGGCCCGCGCGGTGGAGGCGGAGGTGCGCGCGGCAGGCGCAGTCCCCGCGACCATCGCGATCATGGATGGACGGATGCACATTGGCCTGACCGGGACAGAATTGGAGGTCCTGGCACAGGCCGACGGCGTGGCGAAACTGAGCCGCGCTGATCTGGCGGCGTGCCTCGCGCGCGGCGGGGTTGGGGCGACGACTGTGGCGGCCACGATGATCTGTGCCGCGCTGGCAGGCATCCACGTGTTTGCCACCGGTGGCATCGGGGGCGTTCACAAGGGCGCGGAGGACACGTTTGATATCTCCGCTGATCTGCGGGAACTGGCCCATACGCCCGTGACCGTGATTGCAGCGGGCGCCAAGGCCATCCTTGATCTGCCGAAGACGCTGGAGGTGCTGGAAACCCTCGGTGTGCCGGTCATCGCCCATGGCCAGGACGCCTTTCCCGCCTTCTGGAGTCGGGACAGCGGGCTGCCCGCGCCTCTGCGGGCCGACAGCGCCACAGAGATCGCCCGGGCCCATCTGATGCGTTCCAAACTTGGGCTGCCCGGCGGGCAATTGGTCGCCAACCCGATCCCTGAAGACGCTGAGATCCCGGCCAGCACACTCGCACCGCTCATCGTCCAGGCGCAATCTGAGGCGGACGCGAAAGGGGTCGCGCGCAAGGCCGTCACGCCGTTCCTTCTCAACCGGTTGTTTGAGCTGACGGACGGGGCGACGCTGGCATCCAATATCGCGCTGGTCCTGAACAATGCGCGCCTGGGCGCGGCTGTGGCACGCGCACTCACAACGTAA
- a CDS encoding DUF502 domain-containing protein, with protein MQLPPAPPPPRRGILSTLRSNFLTGLIVIAPIGITIWLIWTLTGWIDSWVLPFIPDAYNPSLLINDWTGIQINIRGIGVVTFLIFTMFVGWVAKGLIGRSMIRWAESLVLSIPLIRTLYSGLKQIAETILQQGQQNFDKACLVEYPRKGIWAIAFISTTAKGEIAKRAPEDMVSVFLPTTPNPTSGFLLFVPVKDAIVLDMSVEDAAKLIISAGLVYPNGQDPTQPPTQGRAPAPDISTV; from the coding sequence ATGCAATTGCCCCCTGCCCCTCCTCCTCCCCGCCGCGGGATCCTGTCGACCCTTCGGTCCAACTTTCTGACGGGGTTGATCGTTATCGCGCCGATCGGCATTACGATCTGGCTGATCTGGACGCTGACGGGCTGGATCGACAGCTGGGTGCTGCCATTTATTCCCGACGCCTATAACCCCTCGCTCCTGATCAATGACTGGACGGGCATCCAGATCAATATCCGGGGCATTGGCGTGGTGACCTTCCTGATTTTCACGATGTTTGTGGGGTGGGTGGCCAAGGGCCTGATCGGCCGGTCGATGATCCGGTGGGCGGAAAGTCTTGTGCTGTCGATCCCGCTGATCCGCACGCTTTATTCCGGCCTCAAGCAAATCGCCGAAACGATCCTGCAACAGGGGCAGCAGAACTTCGACAAGGCTTGCCTGGTGGAGTATCCGCGCAAGGGGATCTGGGCGATTGCGTTCATTTCCACGACGGCTAAGGGGGAGATCGCCAAGCGTGCCCCCGAGGATATGGTGTCAGTTTTCCTGCCCACCACGCCGAACCCGACATCGGGCTTCCTGCTGTTTGTGCCGGTGAAGGACGCGATTGTGCTGGATATGTCGGTGGAGGATGCGGCGAAGCTGATTATCTCGGCCGGGCTCGTCTATCCCAACGGGCAAGACCCGACCCAACCCCCGACCCAAGGCCGGGCACCGGCGCCGGATATCTCGACCGTCTAA
- the rpsB gene encoding 30S ribosomal protein S2 encodes MALPEFSMRQLLEAGVHFGHQTQRWNPRMGEFIYGDRNGIHILDLTQTHPMLEQALQVVRETVAKGGRILFVGTKRQAQKPVADAAERCAQYYMNHRWLGGTLTNWKTVSNSISRLKEIDEKTADGSLEGLTKKERLGMERDQIKLQASLGGIREMGGLPDLIFVIDVNKEDLAIAEAKKLGIPVVAVVDTNCSPDGVDYIIPGNDDAARAIALYCDLISRAALDGMSTQLETAGVDLGALEEGSVEEAIAEEAPAAAEEAPAAEPAAEETPAAEA; translated from the coding sequence ATGGCGCTTCCTGAATTCTCCATGCGTCAGCTTCTTGAAGCTGGCGTTCACTTTGGCCACCAGACGCAACGCTGGAACCCCCGTATGGGCGAGTTCATTTACGGCGACCGCAATGGTATCCACATCCTCGACCTCACCCAGACGCACCCGATGTTGGAGCAAGCGCTTCAGGTCGTGCGCGAAACCGTCGCCAAGGGCGGTCGGATCCTGTTCGTGGGCACCAAGCGTCAGGCACAAAAGCCCGTCGCCGATGCGGCAGAGCGTTGCGCGCAATATTACATGAACCACCGCTGGTTGGGCGGCACGCTCACGAACTGGAAAACCGTGTCCAACTCCATCTCCCGCCTCAAGGAGATTGATGAAAAGACGGCAGATGGCTCCCTCGAAGGCCTAACCAAGAAAGAGCGTCTGGGCATGGAGCGGGACCAGATCAAACTGCAAGCCTCCCTGGGCGGCATCCGTGAAATGGGCGGTCTTCCGGACCTGATCTTCGTGATCGACGTCAACAAAGAAGACCTCGCCATCGCCGAAGCCAAGAAGCTGGGGATCCCGGTCGTGGCCGTGGTTGATACCAACTGCTCGCCGGATGGTGTGGATTACATCATCCCCGGCAACGACGACGCGGCGCGCGCCATCGCGCTTTATTGCGATCTGATTTCGCGCGCGGCGCTGGACGGTATGTCCACGCAGCTGGAAACCGCCGGTGTCGATCTCGGTGCGCTCGAAGAGGGCAGCGTTGAAGAGGCCATCGCCGAGGAGGCGCCCGCCGCCGCTGAGGAGGCCCCCGCCGCCGAGCCAGCCGCCGAAGAAACGCCAGCCGCCGAAGCGTAA
- a CDS encoding patatin-like phospholipase family protein, protein MARKANRPKRINLALQGGGAHGAFTWGVLETLLAEPGIEIAAMSGTSAGALNGAAVKSGLSRGSRDLAVETLSSVWEQVGAITDTAFAPWLDMVSPQAISAVLETSLPFLAGDAYSRAVSPYASGPFYRNPLEPIVRQFQYDHICCDAGPAFYICATNVRSGKIRVFSGAEISPDAIMASACLPTMFRAVEIEDPRTGTLEAYWDGGYTGNPALFPLFAPDLPRDIVIVNINPLYRDEIPTTARAIQNRMNEISFNTSLLRELRAIEFVQRLLHTGALTSDAMKDVLIHMIADDDLMRQLSVATKTIATPQVMHQLRDAGRAAAQGFLRDGIDMIGEDSTLNLREMFE, encoded by the coding sequence ATGGCGCGCAAAGCGAATAGACCCAAACGCATCAACCTCGCGCTGCAAGGGGGCGGGGCGCACGGGGCCTTCACCTGGGGCGTGCTGGAAACGCTGCTGGCAGAACCGGGGATCGAGATCGCAGCCATGTCCGGCACGTCCGCGGGGGCGCTGAACGGGGCGGCGGTGAAAAGCGGGCTCTCGCGCGGGTCCCGCGATCTGGCGGTGGAGACCCTGTCTTCGGTCTGGGAACAGGTCGGCGCGATCACCGACACCGCGTTCGCGCCCTGGCTCGACATGGTCTCTCCACAGGCGATCAGCGCCGTGTTGGAAACCTCCCTGCCCTTTCTCGCGGGCGATGCCTATTCGCGCGCCGTCAGCCCCTATGCCTCGGGCCCGTTCTACCGCAACCCGCTGGAGCCTATCGTCCGGCAATTCCAGTATGACCATATTTGCTGCGATGCCGGCCCGGCGTTCTACATCTGCGCCACCAATGTCCGCTCCGGCAAAATCCGCGTCTTCTCCGGCGCCGAGATTTCGCCCGATGCGATCATGGCCTCGGCCTGCCTGCCCACCATGTTCCGCGCCGTTGAGATCGAAGATCCCAGAACCGGCACGCTGGAGGCGTACTGGGATGGCGGCTACACCGGCAATCCGGCGCTATTCCCGCTTTTCGCGCCTGATCTGCCCCGCGACATCGTGATCGTGAACATCAACCCGCTCTACCGCGATGAAATCCCCACCACGGCCCGCGCGATCCAGAACCGGATGAATGAAATCAGCTTCAACACATCGCTTTTGCGAGAGCTGCGCGCCATCGAGTTTGTGCAGCGCCTGTTGCATACGGGCGCGCTGACCAGCGATGCCATGAAGGATGTGCTGATCCACATGATCGCCGACGATGATCTGATGCGGCAATTGTCCGTCGCCACCAAGACCATCGCGACACCTCAGGTCATGCACCAGCTGCGCGACGCCGGAAGGGCGGCTGCACAGGGGTTTCTGCGCGACGGCATTGATATGATCGGGGAAGACAGCACCTTAAACCTTCGCGAGATGTTTGAATAA
- a CDS encoding pentapeptide repeat-containing protein has product MSDTPQDTPDAGRDKLEISNMYLCGSTFTAVSLKDATFTDSHLMDATLNDVNATGLTFENVNLTETKLHDVNLAEAHIEYANLTGLTITDANMTDTKIINVNLTGFHLSNVNLTGAEISNANLTDMTIEGIKVTDLLTLWKDTHGAQSE; this is encoded by the coding sequence ATGTCAGACACGCCCCAGGACACGCCAGACGCCGGACGCGACAAGCTTGAGATCTCCAACATGTACCTGTGCGGCTCCACCTTCACGGCCGTCAGCCTGAAGGATGCCACCTTCACGGACAGCCACTTGATGGATGCAACACTCAACGACGTGAACGCCACCGGGCTGACCTTCGAGAATGTTAACCTGACGGAAACCAAGCTCCACGACGTGAACCTGGCCGAGGCCCATATCGAGTATGCCAATCTGACAGGCCTTACGATCACCGACGCCAACATGACCGACACGAAGATCATCAACGTCAATTTGACCGGCTTTCATCTGTCGAACGTGAACCTCACGGGGGCCGAGATTTCCAACGCCAACCTGACGGATATGACGATTGAGGGGATCAAAGTCACCGACCTTCTGACCCTTTGGAAAGACACCCATGGCGCGCAAAGCGAATAG
- a CDS encoding 3-hydroxybutyrate dehydrogenase, with the protein MAITTDLSGKTAVITGSNSGIGLGVARELARAGANVVLNSYTDTKKDHALAEEIAANFSVDARYIQADLSKGDQARGLIEEAGVCDILINNAGIQHVAPIDEFPVEKWDAIIAIMLSSAFHTTAVALPMMRDAGWGRVINISSAHGLTASPYKSAYVSAKHGVVGMTKVVALETAKEPITANAICPGYVLTPLVESQIPDTAKKYDMSEEEVKQKVILERQPSKEFATTEQLGGTVAFLCSAAADQITGTTISVDGGWTAL; encoded by the coding sequence ATGGCCATCACCACTGACTTGTCCGGCAAGACCGCCGTGATCACCGGATCGAACTCGGGAATCGGGTTGGGGGTTGCGCGGGAACTGGCCCGCGCCGGCGCGAATGTCGTTCTGAATTCCTATACTGACACCAAGAAAGACCATGCGTTGGCCGAAGAGATCGCCGCCAACTTCAGCGTCGATGCCCGCTATATTCAGGCGGACCTGTCCAAGGGCGATCAGGCCCGGGGTCTGATCGAGGAGGCGGGCGTCTGCGATATCCTGATCAACAATGCAGGCATCCAGCACGTCGCCCCCATAGATGAGTTTCCGGTGGAGAAATGGGATGCGATCATTGCGATCATGCTGTCCTCGGCCTTCCACACCACGGCCGTGGCTCTGCCGATGATGCGCGACGCCGGCTGGGGCCGGGTCATCAACATCTCCAGCGCCCATGGCTTGACCGCGTCGCCCTACAAATCGGCCTATGTGTCGGCCAAGCACGGCGTTGTCGGCATGACCAAGGTTGTCGCCCTTGAGACCGCGAAAGAGCCCATCACCGCCAATGCCATCTGCCCAGGCTACGTTCTGACCCCGCTGGTGGAGAGCCAGATCCCCGACACGGCGAAGAAATACGACATGTCGGAGGAGGAGGTGAAGCAGAAGGTCATCCTGGAGCGCCAACCCTCCAAGGAATTCGCCACGACCGAGCAGTTGGGCGGCACCGTCGCCTTCCTCTGCTCTGCCGCCGCCGATCAGATCACTGGCACCACCATCAGCGTTGACGGAGGATGGACAGCGTTGTGA
- a CDS encoding helix-turn-helix domain-containing protein has product MSHAPDQPSLIRLARASGEEAVPVPVDLAARVRELRKARSWTLEQAAGQAGLARSTLSKIENGQMSPTYDALKKLANGLGISVPQLFTPSVAPQGGGRMVTTKRGEGAAYATTTYEHELLADQLVQKSMLPYRARIRARAVEEFEGWVRHEGEEFLYVLTGAVRLFTEFYQPVDMVRGDSAYYDAAMGHNVVSTSDDDATILWVTSLT; this is encoded by the coding sequence ATGAGCCACGCCCCCGATCAACCCAGCCTGATCCGCCTCGCGCGGGCCTCTGGCGAGGAGGCCGTCCCTGTGCCCGTGGACCTCGCGGCCCGGGTGCGCGAGCTGCGCAAGGCCCGATCCTGGACGTTGGAACAGGCGGCGGGCCAGGCGGGATTGGCGCGATCCACCTTGTCGAAGATTGAGAACGGGCAGATGTCGCCCACCTATGATGCGTTGAAGAAACTGGCGAACGGCCTGGGGATTTCGGTGCCGCAGCTGTTCACGCCATCGGTGGCGCCGCAAGGCGGTGGACGGATGGTGACGACCAAACGCGGCGAGGGGGCGGCCTATGCCACCACCACCTACGAGCACGAACTTTTGGCCGATCAACTGGTTCAGAAATCAATGCTGCCCTACCGCGCCCGCATCCGGGCCCGGGCGGTTGAGGAGTTCGAGGGCTGGGTGCGCCATGAGGGGGAAGAATTCCTCTATGTCCTGACCGGCGCGGTGCGGCTATTCACGGAATTCTATCAGCCAGTCGATATGGTTCGGGGCGACAGCGCCTATTACGACGCCGCGATGGGGCACAATGTGGTGTCGACATCCGATGACGACGCGACGATCCTTTGGGTCACATCCCTGACGTAG
- a CDS encoding extracellular solute-binding protein, protein MPTNCFSKGTLAVVLSLGLSMSALADPQHGVAMYGEPALGPDFSHLPYANPDAPTGGRIVTGEVGTFDSLNPHIRQGSTPWQLRFLTYESLLGRSWDEPFTLYGLLAESVDIADDNLSVEFVLREEARFSDGSPVTVEDVIWSFETLGTEGHPRYLGAWSRVEGIEATGDRSVRITLAEADRELAMIMGLRPILQAAQWDGAEFTDSGLDTVPIATAPYTVTDFEAGRFVQLTRNPDYWGADLPFRRGTNVIDEIRMEFFADGTAMREAFTSGIVTTQRETSATAWANDYDFPRVQAGEVELVEVPHQRPSGMTGYVMNTRTPLFSDWRVREAMIQAYNFEFINATVNGGVDPRITSPYSNSPLSMNPGPAEGRVLELLEPFAEELRPGAIEGYALPVSDGSERNRSGIRTAIALMQEAGYTVEDGVMTGEAGPVTFEILLQTGSSENDAITNIYTEALERLGIDVQVTRVDSAQFRERRDVYDYDMIYYRWGLSLSPGNEQRNYWGCEAGLVDGGRNLHGGCNPAIDAMIDEMLSASSQDNYRAAVRALDRILISDRYVVPFHHNPISRIAYNSELNFPDTIPIYGDWVGWQPDVWWVEAAE, encoded by the coding sequence ATGCCGACAAATTGTTTCTCAAAAGGGACCCTAGCCGTTGTGCTGAGCCTTGGACTTAGCATGAGCGCCCTGGCTGACCCACAACATGGTGTGGCGATGTATGGCGAGCCGGCGCTGGGTCCGGACTTCTCGCACCTTCCCTATGCCAACCCCGATGCCCCCACAGGCGGGCGGATCGTGACCGGCGAAGTGGGTACATTCGACAGTCTGAACCCGCACATCCGGCAGGGATCCACGCCCTGGCAGTTGCGATTCCTGACCTACGAATCGCTCCTGGGGCGGTCCTGGGACGAGCCGTTCACGCTCTACGGCCTGTTGGCCGAATCGGTCGACATTGCCGACGACAATCTGTCGGTCGAATTCGTGCTTCGCGAAGAGGCGCGGTTTTCCGATGGCAGCCCCGTCACCGTGGAGGATGTCATCTGGTCGTTCGAGACCCTCGGCACCGAAGGCCATCCCCGTTATCTCGGCGCATGGAGCCGGGTAGAAGGGATCGAGGCCACCGGAGATCGGTCTGTCCGGATCACGCTGGCGGAGGCCGACCGGGAGTTGGCGATGATCATGGGTCTGCGCCCGATCCTTCAGGCGGCCCAGTGGGACGGGGCAGAGTTCACCGACTCCGGCCTCGACACCGTTCCGATCGCCACCGCCCCCTATACGGTCACGGATTTTGAGGCCGGGCGCTTCGTGCAACTGACCCGCAACCCCGATTACTGGGGGGCGGATCTGCCATTTCGGCGCGGCACCAACGTTATCGACGAGATCCGGATGGAGTTCTTCGCCGACGGCACCGCCATGCGCGAGGCGTTTACCAGCGGCATCGTGACCACACAGCGCGAAACCTCCGCCACCGCCTGGGCCAATGATTATGACTTCCCGCGCGTGCAGGCGGGAGAGGTGGAGCTGGTGGAAGTGCCGCACCAGCGCCCATCGGGCATGACCGGCTATGTGATGAATACCCGCACACCGCTGTTTTCCGACTGGCGGGTCCGGGAGGCGATGATCCAGGCCTACAATTTCGAGTTCATCAACGCGACGGTGAACGGCGGCGTCGATCCACGCATCACCTCGCCCTACTCCAACTCACCCCTGTCGATGAACCCCGGCCCGGCCGAGGGCCGCGTGCTGGAACTGTTGGAGCCCTTCGCGGAAGAGCTGCGCCCCGGCGCGATTGAGGGGTATGCGCTGCCCGTCTCCGATGGATCCGAGCGCAACCGCAGCGGCATCCGCACCGCCATCGCCCTGATGCAGGAGGCCGGCTACACCGTTGAAGATGGCGTGATGACCGGGGAGGCTGGCCCGGTGACGTTCGAGATCCTGCTGCAGACCGGAAGCTCCGAGAACGACGCGATCACCAACATCTACACCGAAGCGCTGGAACGGCTGGGGATCGACGTGCAAGTCACCCGCGTGGACAGCGCCCAGTTCCGCGAGCGGCGCGACGTCTATGATTACGACATGATCTATTATCGCTGGGGTCTGTCCCTGAGCCCCGGCAATGAGCAGCGCAACTATTGGGGCTGCGAGGCGGGCCTGGTCGATGGCGGGCGCAATCTGCATGGCGGCTGCAACCCGGCGATTGACGCGATGATCGACGAGATGCTGAGTGCATCCAGTCAGGACAATTACCGTGCGGCCGTCCGCGCCCTGGACCGGATCCTGATTTCAGACCGCTACGTCGTGCCGTTTCACCACAACCCGATCAGCCGCATCGCCTATAATTCCGAGCTGAACTTCCCGGATACGATCCCGATCTACGGCGATTGGGTCGGCTGGCAGCCCGATGTCTGGTGGGTTGAAGCGGCGGAATAA
- a CDS encoding class I adenylate-forming enzyme family protein: protein MDCPTRFNLSTYVLAKAEATPDKIALAILGPSRAERWSYRRLEDAVARAAGGLVKSGLRSQDKLLLRLGNSARFPIAYLGAIRAGIVPIPTSAALTPPEVTTLVQALPPTAILAEPGVALPDAACPILPLETLDGDPLPPVDTDADDLAYIVFTSGSSGLPKAVAHAHRAVWARRMMWDGWYGLRADDRLMHTGAFNWTYTLGTGLLDPWAIGATALVPAPGTDPSSLALLAKRHDASILAGSPGIFRKLLRGPLPPLPKLRHALSAGEALPPSLRTRWQEATGTDIHEALGMSEVSTFLSGSPARPAPDGTTGYPQDGRKITVRNGCLAVHKRDPGLMLGYINGRSIDLPLSDGWFETSDLVTQSDDGAYTYLGRADDVLTAGGFRIAPLEIEQVFDGLDGVTECAALTLHPTSETTILALAYCGTAREDQLTQHATTHLARHKHPRAYLHLPDGLPRGANGKLNRRALAQAVKDMT from the coding sequence ATGGACTGCCCCACCCGCTTCAACCTGTCGACCTATGTGCTGGCCAAGGCCGAGGCCACGCCTGACAAGATCGCGCTTGCGATCCTGGGTCCGTCGCGGGCCGAGCGGTGGTCCTATCGCAGGCTGGAAGATGCCGTCGCTCGCGCTGCGGGCGGGCTGGTGAAAAGTGGTTTAAGATCGCAGGATAAGCTATTGCTAAGGCTCGGCAATTCTGCGCGTTTTCCCATCGCATATCTGGGCGCGATCCGGGCGGGCATCGTGCCCATCCCGACCTCTGCCGCGCTGACCCCGCCGGAGGTCACGACGCTGGTCCAGGCCCTGCCTCCGACGGCCATATTGGCGGAGCCCGGCGTGGCCCTGCCAGATGCGGCCTGCCCCATATTGCCCCTTGAAACACTGGACGGTGACCCGCTGCCACCCGTCGACACCGACGCGGACGATCTGGCCTATATCGTGTTCACCTCCGGCTCCTCCGGCCTGCCCAAGGCGGTGGCCCATGCCCACCGGGCGGTCTGGGCGCGGCGCATGATGTGGGACGGGTGGTACGGCCTGCGCGCGGATGACAGGCTGATGCATACGGGCGCGTTCAACTGGACTTACACCCTTGGCACCGGGCTTTTGGACCCCTGGGCGATTGGGGCGACTGCGCTGGTGCCAGCCCCCGGAACGGACCCTTCGAGCCTTGCCCTGCTGGCCAAACGCCATGATGCGAGCATTCTGGCCGGCAGCCCCGGTATCTTCCGCAAGCTGCTCCGCGGCCCTCTGCCACCCCTGCCCAAACTCCGCCACGCGCTCAGCGCCGGGGAAGCTCTGCCGCCCTCCCTTCGGACCCGGTGGCAGGAGGCAACGGGCACCGATATCCACGAGGCATTGGGCATGTCCGAGGTCTCGACCTTCCTGTCCGGCTCGCCCGCGCGGCCCGCGCCCGATGGCACGACCGGATATCCGCAGGATGGGCGAAAGATCACCGTCCGCAACGGGTGCCTTGCGGTCCACAAAAGGGACCCCGGACTGATGCTGGGGTATATCAATGGTAGATCAATTGATCTTCCGCTCTCCGATGGCTGGTTTGAAACCTCCGATCTGGTGACCCAAAGTGACGACGGGGCGTACACCTATCTGGGCCGCGCCGATGATGTTCTGACGGCGGGCGGGTTCCGTATCGCGCCGCTGGAGATTGAGCAGGTCTTCGACGGGCTCGATGGCGTCACCGAATGCGCCGCCCTCACTTTGCATCCGACCTCCGAGACGACCATTCTCGCCCTTGCCTATTGCGGCACCGCGCGCGAGGATCAGCTCACGCAGCACGCCACCACCCACCTCGCCCGCCACAAACATCCCCGCGCCTATCTGCATCTGCCAGATGGCCTGCCCCGGGGCGCGAATGGAAAATTGAACCGCCGCGCGCTGGCGCAGGCGGTGAAGGACATGACATGA
- a CDS encoding PfkB family carbohydrate kinase codes for MESKPDILCIGAVLWDIIGRCDDTMVLGNDKPGRITRIPGGVALNIAMTLTGFGLRPGLLSVVGEDAEGRELRAACAGMGLDVGAMLVDATLPTDRYMAIEAQGALVAAIAHAQSLEEAGDRILEPLADGRLGSAEVPWAGPVALDGNLTEALLGEIAHSALFAQADLRIAPASPGKAERLRPLLAHPRATIYVNREEAGLLTGTHPANAAAAAAALINAGARRVLVTEGAQMAVDASADGTLSAVPPAVEARRITGAGDTFMAAHIAAEVGGSSRDAALRTAVDAAATYVSGDTP; via the coding sequence ATGGAAAGCAAACCGGATATTTTGTGTATTGGCGCCGTGTTGTGGGACATCATCGGGCGCTGCGATGACACCATGGTGTTGGGCAATGACAAGCCGGGACGGATCACGCGCATTCCCGGGGGCGTGGCGCTGAACATTGCGATGACGTTGACGGGGTTCGGGCTACGGCCCGGGTTGCTGTCGGTGGTTGGAGAGGATGCGGAGGGGCGCGAGTTGCGCGCGGCCTGTGCCGGGATGGGGCTGGATGTCGGCGCGATGCTGGTTGATGCGACACTGCCCACCGATCGCTACATGGCGATCGAGGCGCAGGGTGCTTTGGTTGCGGCCATCGCCCATGCGCAGTCCTTGGAAGAGGCCGGGGACCGCATTCTGGAGCCTTTGGCCGACGGGCGTTTGGGGTCGGCTGAGGTTCCTTGGGCGGGACCCGTCGCGCTGGACGGAAACCTGACGGAGGCGTTGTTGGGCGAAATTGCCCATAGCGCGCTCTTTGCGCAGGCGGACCTGCGCATTGCTCCCGCCTCCCCCGGAAAGGCCGAGCGGTTGCGCCCGCTTTTGGCGCATCCCCGGGCCACGATCTATGTGAACCGGGAGGAAGCCGGACTTCTGACCGGAACGCATCCGGCCAATGCTGCCGCTGCCGCTGCCGCGCTGATTAATGCGGGCGCGCGGAGGGTCCTGGTGACCGAAGGCGCGCAGATGGCGGTGGATGCCAGCGCCGATGGCACGCTCTCCGCTGTGCCGCCTGCGGTCGAGGCGCGCCGGATCACCGGGGCGGGGGATACCTTCATGGCCGCTCATATCGCCGCTGAAGTTGGAGGGTCCAGCCGGGACGCGGCCCTGAGGACGGCTGTCGACGCCGCCGCCACTTACGTTTCGGGAGACACGCCATGA
- the tsf gene encoding translation elongation factor Ts, translating into MAITASMVKELRDTTGAGMMDAKKALTETDGDMDAAVDWLRTKGLAKAAKKSGRTAAEGLVAVAVSGSTGVAVEVNSETDFVGKNAEFQEMVAGIAQVALGADDTEALLAADMGGKSVADTVTAKVATIGENMGVRRMAKLEGDIVVSYVHNAAADGMGKIGVLIATKGGDAGFAKQVAMHVAAVNPASLDEASVDPEMVEKERQVQIDIARESGKPEQVIEKMIVGRMKKYLSEITLVNQAFVVNPDLTVGEAAKEASAEITGFVRLEVGEGIEKKVENFAEEVAKTAKG; encoded by the coding sequence ATGGCAATCACTGCAAGCATGGTAAAAGAACTGCGCGACACGACCGGCGCAGGCATGATGGACGCCAAGAAGGCATTGACCGAAACCGACGGTGACATGGACGCCGCCGTCGACTGGCTGCGGACCAAGGGCCTGGCGAAGGCGGCCAAGAAATCCGGCCGCACGGCCGCCGAAGGTCTTGTGGCCGTTGCCGTCTCCGGCTCCACCGGCGTGGCTGTTGAAGTGAATTCCGAGACGGATTTCGTCGGCAAGAACGCCGAATTCCAGGAGATGGTTGCCGGTATCGCGCAGGTTGCCCTTGGTGCAGACGATACCGAGGCGCTTCTGGCCGCCGACATGGGTGGCAAATCCGTCGCCGATACCGTCACTGCGAAAGTCGCCACCATCGGCGAGAACATGGGCGTGCGCCGCATGGCGAAGCTGGAAGGCGATATCGTCGTCTCCTACGTCCACAACGCCGCCGCTGACGGCATGGGCAAGATCGGCGTTCTGATCGCCACCAAAGGCGGGGACGCGGGCTTTGCCAAGCAGGTCGCCATGCATGTGGCCGCCGTGAACCCCGCGTCGCTGGATGAGGCCTCCGTCGATCCTGAGATGGTCGAGAAGGAGCGTCAGGTTCAGATCGACATCGCGCGGGAGAGCGGCAAGCCCGAGCAGGTCATCGAAAAAATGATCGTGGGCCGCATGAAGAAGTACCTGTCCGAGATCACCCTCGTGAACCAGGCCTTCGTCGTGAACCCGGACCTGACCGTGGGCGAGGCCGCCAAAGAAGCCAGTGCCGAGATCACCGGTTTCGTGCGCCTCGAAGTCGGCGAAGGCATCGAGAAGAAGGTCGAGAATTTCGCAGAAGAGGTGGCCAAGACCGCCAAGGGCTAA